AATCTTAATCAATATTCAATAGCAGCGGCACAACCTGGGCTTGCCGTCGAAAGGATTCAGAACCTTACAATACCAATTCCTCCCAGACAAGAACAGGAGTTTATTGCTGAAAAAATCCAAGGATCAACAACAAGTTTAGCGATTGCCATCGAAAAAATGCATCGCGAGATTTCAATTATCCGCGAATACCGCACCCGCCTTATCGCCGACGTGGTCACCGGCAAACTCGACGTGCGCGAGGCGGCGGCGCGCCTGCCGGATGAGATGGAGGAACCCGAGCCGATCGAAGAAGAATCGGAGAATGGCGCGGAAGAAGCGGAATCCGGTGAGATGGATGAGGCGCCGGAGGAGGCCGAATCATGACCGTTCCGGCGCAGCCCAAGATTTATCATATCGTTCATGTGGACCTGCTGGAATCCATCATTGCCGACGGACAAATCTGATGCGATCGGGAGAAACAAAGGCATCCGCTTACCGGAACTCCCATCGGGATGAGCGGGGTTAAGCGGCGGCGGCTTGAAGAGCTGCGTCTTTCCAGCCATCCCGACCTGTTCGTGGGGGATTGCGTGCCTTTCTACTTTTGACCGCGTTCGGTCATGCTGTACATGATCGCCCAGGGCAATCATCCGGAACTAACCTACCATGGCGGGCAGGATCCCATTATCCATCTCGAAGCCGACCTGCGTTCGGTAGTCGCCTGGGCCGATGCAAATGGCCGGCGTTGGGCTTTCACATTATCCAACGCGGGCGCCCGGTATTTTGAGGACCGGTGCGACCTTGACCGGCTTGGCGAAATAAATTGGGACGCGGTGGAAGCCACCGAATGGAGGTTATGCAAAGACGGAAAACAAGCCGAATTCCTTCTGGAACGCAGCTTTCCCTGGAGCTTGGTGGAACGGATCGGGGTACATTCGCAGGGAATCTACCAAAGGGTGGCGAATGCCCTTCCGAAAACGGGCCATCATCCGGGGGCGGAAATCCGCACGGAATGGTATTATCCATGAAGGAGACCGCGATGATCGAATATAAAAGCGGCGACATTTTGAACAGCAAGGCCGACGCGCTCGTCAACAGCGTCAATTGCGTCGGCGTGATGGGGCGCGGAATCGCGTTGCAGTTCAAAACCGCCTATCCGGACAACTTCAAAGCGTATGCCGCGGCCTGCAAACGGGAGGAAATTCAGCCCGGCCGCATGTTTGTCTTTGAAACCGGCCGGATAGACCCTCCGCGGTTCATTATCAATTTCCCCACCAAACGCCACTGGCGGGGTAAGAGCCGGATCGAAGATATCGAAGCCGGATTGACGGCGCTTGCGGGAGTCATTCGTTCCAAGGGTATTCATTCGATTGCGATCCCGCCCTTGGGGGCCGGTCTGGGCGGGCTGGATTGGGCCAGCGAGGTGCGGCCGCGCATCGAGCAAGCATTGAGTCCGCTGACCGATGTGACCGTTCTCATTTATAAGCCGGAAGGGGCGCCGGCGTCGGACGTCATGAAGCACCGCCGTGATGTGCCAAAAATGACTCCCGGCCGGGCCGCCTTGGTGGGATTGATGTCCCGCTATCTCGGCGGTCTGCTCGATCCTTTCATTACTCTTCTGGAATTGCATAAACTGATGTATTTTATGCAGGAGGCCGGAGAGCCTTTACAGCTTCGATATAAGCAAGGTCTCTTTGGCCCGTATGCGGAAAATTTACGCCACGTTTTGCATGAAATCGACGGGTACATGGTCGCCGGATACAACAACGGCGGCGACGCGCCCCATAAGCAATTAACTCTTGTGCCCGGGGCGGTGGCGGATGCCGAAACTATCCTGAATGAGCATGAGGATACACGCGTTCGTTTCGACCGGGTGGCTTCGCTGGTGGATGGTTTCGAATCGCCGTTTGGATTGGAATTGCTTTCCACCGTCCATTGGGTGATGAAGAACGAGCCGGTGCGTTCGCAGGAGGAGGTAGTCGATCGCACCTATTCGTGGAACGAGCGCAAGCGTCAGTTTACCCCCCGTCAAATAAAAATCGCAGCGGAGACCCTCATGGAAAAGGAATGGGTGTCTCCCCTGCCTGGGCAAATCTCGCAGTGAGCGTCACCGACATCTCCGAACGCGGCCTCGAAAGTCTGATCTGCGCGGCGTTGACCGGCTCGCCGTGTCTGTCCGCCGAAGGCTCGGCGATGGCGGGCGAAACGGGAGACGCCCAAGCTGTCCATGAACGGCCGGCGGCCTACGGAGCCGGATGGATCTGCGGCGATCCGGAAGCCTACGACCGCGAATATTGCGTCGACCTCGCCCAATTATCGGCTTTCCTGAACGCGACCCAGCCGGAAACCGCCGACGCGCTCGAACTCGGCCGCGACGGCCCTGCGCGCCGCTCGTTCCTGGCGCGGTTGCAGGGCGAAATCAGCAAGCGCGGAACCATCGACGTCTTACGCAACGGCATTAAGCACGGACCGCACCACATCGACCTGTTTTTCGGAACCCCCTCGCCGGGCAACGCCAAAGCTGCCGAGCGCTTTGCCGCGGACCGTTTCAGCGTCACCCGCCAGTTGCGCTACAGCCGGGATGAAACCCAGCATTCGCTCGACCTGTGCCTATTCATTAACGGTCTGCCCGTCGCCACCTTCGAACTGAAGAACAGCCTGACCAAGCAAACGGTCGAGGACGCCATCCAGCAGTACCAGCGCGACCGCGATCCGCGCGAGAGGCTCTTCGAGTTCGGGCGCTGCGTGGCGCATTTCGCCGTGGACGACCATGAAGTGCGTTTCTGCACCCACCTCGCCGGCAAGAGCGCCTGGTTCCTGCCTTTCAACCGGGGCTGGAACGACGGCGCAGGCAATCCACCCAATCCGGACGGCTTGAAAACCGACTACCTCTGGAAGCGAATCCTCACCCGCGACGGCCTCACAGACATTCTCGAAAACTACGCGCAGATCATCGAAACCAAGGACCCGAAGTCCGGTAAGAAAAAAGCGGTTCAAATCTGGCCGCGGTTCCATCAGCTCGACGTGGTGCGCAAACTGCTCGCCGACATCCGGGAAGCCGGCGCCGGCCGGCGCTACCTGGTCCATCACTCGGCGGGGAGCGGAAAATCCAACTCCATCGCCTGGCTGGCGCACCAGCTGATCGGCTTGAAAAAGAACGACGCCGCTGTCTTCGATTCGATCATCGTCGTCACCGACCGGATCCTCCTCGACCAGCAGATCCGCGACACGATCAAACAATTCGCCCAGGTCAGCGCCACGGTCGGCCATGCCGAGCGTTCGGGGGACCTGCGCAAGTTCATCGCCGAGGGAAAGAAGATCATCATCACCACGGTGCAGAAGTTCCCCTTTATTCTCGATGAGATCGGCAGCGAGCATCGCGGGCGGAAATTCGCGATCATCATCGACGAGGCGCACTCCAGCCAGGGCGGCCGCACCTCGGCGGCGTTGTCGATGGCGCTCTCCGCGGCCGGAGCCGAGGACGAAGACGAAACGCTGGAAGACAAGATCAACCGGTTGATGGAATCCAAGAAGCTGCTGCCCAACGCCAGCTACTTCGCCTTCACGGCCACGCCCAAGAACAAGACGCTCGAGATTTTCGGCGAGCCCGAGCCGCAGCCGGACGGCAAGGTCAAGCACCGGCCGTTCCACAGCTATACGATGAAGCAAGCCATCCAGGAGGGTTTCATCCTGGATGTGCTTAAGTATTACACGCCGGTGGACAGCTACTACAAGCTGGTCAAGAAAATCGAGGGCGACCCCGAATTCGACACCAAACGGGCGAAGAAAAAACTGCGCCGCTACGTCGAAAGCCACGAACACGCCATCCGGCTCAAAGCCGAGATCATGGTCGACCACTTCCACGAGCAAGTTTTGGCGCTGAATAAAATCGGCGGCGAGGCGCGGGCGATGGTCGTGACGAGCGGCATCGAGCGCGCAATACAGTACTTCCACGCCATCCGCGACTACCTGGCCGAGCGCAAGAGCCGTTACCGGGCGATTGTGGCGTTTTCGGGCGAGCACGAATACGGCGGGGTCAAGGTCACTGAGGCGTCTCTCAACGGTTTCCCTTCCAGCCAAATCGCCGACAAAATTCAGGAGGATCCGTATCGTTTTCTGATCTGCGCCGATAAATTCCAGACCGGATACGACGAACCGCTTCTGCACACGATGTACGTGGATAAGGTGCTTTCCGGGATCAAGGCCGTGCAGACCCTTTCGCGCCTCAACCGGGCGCATCCGAAGAAGCACGACGTGTTCGTGCTCGACTTCATGAACGACTCCGACACGATCCAGTTGGCGTTCTCCGACTACTACCGGACGACGATTCTGGCGGAGGAGACCGATCCCAACAAACTGCACGACCTGAAGGCATCACTCGACGATTATCAGGTCTATGCACCCGTGCAGGTGGAAGAGCTCGTAGCGCTCTATCTGGGCGGCGCCGACCGCGACCGGCTCGACCCGATCCTCGACGCCAGCGTCGCGGAATACCGGGGGCGGCTGAACGAGGACGGGCAGGTCGATTTCAAGGGAAAGGCCAAAGCCTTCCTGCGGACATACGGATTCCTATCCTCGATCCTGCCGTATACCAATGCCGATTGGGAAAAGCTTTCAATCTTCTTAACATTCCTGGTTCCCAAATTACCGGCGCCGGTGGAAGAAGACCTCGCGCGTGGGATCCTCGAAGCGATCGACATGGACAGTTATCGAGTGGAAAAACAGGCGGCCATCCGGATCCAGCTTCCCGACGCTGACGCGGAGATTGGCCCGGTCCCCGCGCTCGGCGGCGGCCACCTGCCCGAACCCGAACTCGACCGGCTTTCCAACATCATCAAAGCCTTCAATGACCAATTCGGGAACATCCCCTGGTCCGATGCCGACCGGGTACACAAGCTGATCACCGAGGACATCCCCAGCCGGGTCGCTGCGGACAAGGCGTACCAAAATGCGCGACTGAATTCCGACAGACAAAACGCCCGGATCGAGCACGACAAGGCGCTCGCCCGGGTGATGACGACGGTGCTGAGGGACGACACCGAGTTGTTCAAACAGTTCATGGATAATGAGGGATTCCGGCGCTGGCTGACGGATACGGTGTTCGGGCTGACGTATGAATCCCCAAGACCATAGACGGAGTAACATGCCGGAATTTTCAGACTGAGCGGCAGGCAAGGACCGAGATGCACAGAGCATCAAACAGCCGGAAGGGTTACTTCTGATGAAATATTACCCGCGTCTCGCTAACCCATAAATGGATTAGGTTGACGCAACACCGGCTCGTTATCGGGGGGGGGGTGAACGATGAGGAATTGGATTTCATCGCCAAATATGATGCCCGATAACGAATGGGAGCCGAAATAGACGAGGGGAAGCAGTGTCCGAAAAAGAATATATTCTATTCTGCGACGAGTCCGATAAGCGCGGCAAATACTATTCCAATTTCTATGGCGGAGTCCTGGTAGGTGCATCATAATATCAACGCGTTTCAAGGCGCCTTGGAGAAGTTAAAACCGGTCAAAATCTGTTTGGCGAGATCAAATGGGAGAAAGTCACCGATCGGTATCTTGAAAAATACAAACGGCTTATCCATGCGTTCTTCGAAGAGATCTCCAGGGGGAATCTCCGTGTTCGGGTAATGTTCCACCAGAATGCGAATCGGCCGCGGGCTTTGGCGCGCATGCAAGTGGAATTCGAATACTTTCTACTCTATTACCAGTTCATCAAACATGCCTTCGGGCTGGAATTCGCGCCGGGCCCAATCCGGATGCGCCTGTATTTTGATACCTTCCCCGACACCGAGGAAAAAACCGCGCAGTTCAAGGGCTATCTGCTGGGCCTGACAAAAACAAAAAGATGGCGCACCGTCGACATCCAGCGCGAGGATATCACGGAAGTGCGCACCCGCAACCATGTCCTCCTGCAATGCCTGGATATCGTATTTGGTTCCATGTCATTCCGTTTAAACGATAAGCACAAGGAAAAACTGGCTGATTCGAGCCGGCGGAGAAAACGCACGATCGCAAAGGAACAACTTTACCGCTTTATCTTGGCGGAAATTGGGAAAATACATCCGAGGTTCAACATTGGCATTAGCACCAGCTTGCATGGAGATGCCAACCGACAGTGGAGTGATCCCTATCTGCATTGGAATTTCGTTCCCGCGGATGGAGTGTTCGAATCTACGCTTACCAAACCGCGGAGAAAGGGGAAAAAAGAAAACCCCATCTGACCTACATATGTATCTGGCGCATAACGTCAGACTTCGGTCAGACAGGGTTTCATTTACGTAGTAAATATAGCATAATAAATAGGTTCTGTCCATAAACGCATTGTTTTTGGCTGGTGTAAAGGCAGATTCCTGAACTTGCGCATGATTGAACGAAGGGGGAAAACGGGCATAAATCCAAAAGCGATTATCAAGAATAGGCCTGATCGGACAGATAATTGACGCATCAATAATCACTGGAGGGGACCATGCACATCATCGCCAATCGCTGGAAAAACCTGACCGATGGGTATCGATCCGCGCAGGATTCATCTGCCACGCTCGACCGCAAATGGGCCGGGGAACTGAAGGAAGTAAACAAAGACCTAAATCCATACCTCGCACAAAGCATCTCGAAGCAGAAAGAATACCTCCGCCTCGCAATCGGTTCGTTATTGGCAAGCCTGACCGTTATTCTGGCCGTGGTAACCCTGCCGCTCTCCATATACTTCTACATCCGGTACCGGTTGCTGAAGCGTGATAATGACAGGCTGTCACACCCCCCGTCTCCCGACATCATGCCCCGATGGTGGAGGGCCGTCGAGTCCGGATTTGCGGCGATCGAAAAAGACGGCGATATCGGGGAGGTGGAACTGATCCGCAGCCTCGCCTTCCGTTTGCCCGATACCCATATGGCCATCCGGGGCTTGCTGGTGGATATGAGCCTCGACGTCGATGTGTTGATCCTGGGCGATTCCGGCGCCTGGAACCTCGAGAGCAAGTATTGGAGCGGGGCGCTTTCCTTCAAGAACGGCCGCTGGTCGAGGATCAAATCCTACTACGCCCGGGGAGGCATACCGGTGAACGAACGCCAGGACATGGAGAAGGGATTCGACGCCCAGTGGCAGCGTGAAACCAAGGAACTTGGCCGGACCCTGGAAAGACGGGCGGCGAAGGCCGGCGCGGAGCTGGCCGGTCACATCAAGGGGGGCCTGGTATTCACCCATCCCGACGTGAGATTGGCGATCGATCCGGATTGTCCGGTGAAGTGCGGGAAGACGGATTATTGGATAAAGAGGATTCTTGAAAGCCCGGCCGTCATCCGGCTGGATACCCGGTCGCAACTGGAAACGCTGGACGCGCTGATCGATTATTCGGACAAATGCCAGGCGCAGAACAGACTATCCGCTGTGGACCCGGTGAAAAAAATCGCCGCAAAGACCGACTCGGAGATCACCGGTTATCTAAAATTCGCCAAGCAATGGCTGGCCAAGGCGAAGGATACGGCGCACAGCGAAGCCAAGGCGCCGGCGGGTCCTGCCAAGGCCGCACCTGTTGCGTCGCCCGCAAAAACACCACCGGTAGTAAAACCGGTTTCTCCAAAAAGGAACCATCGGTGGCTGTTGGGATTGGCCGCCGCGGCCATCATCGCGGGAGCGGCGCTCTGCGGCTTGCTGGTCATCCCGGCGGCCGGGATTAACGCGCCCGAAGCCTGCGCCTACGAAACGACCATGATCTACGACCAGCCGATATCCAAGGCGCACACCAGCGGAGAGCTTGAGAAAAAGGAATGCGTCCGGATCGACGCGAAAACAACAAGCGGGTGGGGGAGGATCACCGGATTGACCGTATACCGCGGAAAATGGGTTTACCTGGGCGTGTTCACCTACGATCCAAAAGAGATATCCAAGCTGCCGATTGTAAAACCCAAGCAGTGATTGGAGTTCCCGTTGAAACCCATGCAAACGATCCTGTCCCTGACCCATGGTTGGAATCTACCGCGAGACGAAAAAGACGCGGAAAGGCTCATCTCCGCCTATTATGAACTATCCACGGCCGAAGGTAAGAAACTGGCGCAAAAGGTTCTCCATTCCAAAGATGAAAAAACCTGTGAAATAATACTCCTCAACCTTTCCCTGTTGGTTCCCGGTTCTCTGGAAGGCCATTATCCTGAAATCATCGAACGCAGGTTTTTCGATTGGTATGAGTATTTCCGGTATGCGGAACCTGATGTCCGGGAGATGATCATAAAAAGGATCCGGTCCGAAAAAGAACCGAAGATGAAACGGGGGTTGATTTATGCCTTGGCTTGGATCGGGGATATTCCTGCGCAAAAGGAACTGGCCGCCATGGCCGATCAGAATGTGGATTGGGGGAGTCCGGAGGCGGAAAAACTCGCGCCCACGATTTCGCACCTCATTCCCATGGCCGGTTGGGAATTGACGGGAAAGGGCGAGCGCAGGGATCTCTATCTGCCGACGGCGTACGACTTGGACTTGATCGATCGTGAACCGACCGAGATTACTCGGGGATCCTGTCCGTGGTGCGGAACGGAGTTGAAACCGACATTCGAATTTGATCTTTCGGACGAAAGAACCAGGGAAATCGGACTTGACGGCGGGAAGATAATTCTCGGCATGTGCACG
This Anaerolineales bacterium DNA region includes the following protein-coding sequences:
- a CDS encoding DUF4433 domain-containing protein; this translates as MSGVKRRRLEELRLSSHPDLFVGDCVPFYF
- a CDS encoding DUF4433 domain-containing protein, coding for MLYMIAQGNHPELTYHGGQDPIIHLEADLRSVVAWADANGRRWAFTLSNAGARYFEDRCDLDRLGEINWDAVEATEWRLCKDGKQAEFLLERSFPWSLVERIGVHSQGIYQRVANALPKTGHHPGAEIRTEWYYP
- a CDS encoding macro domain-containing protein; the protein is MIEYKSGDILNSKADALVNSVNCVGVMGRGIALQFKTAYPDNFKAYAAACKREEIQPGRMFVFETGRIDPPRFIINFPTKRHWRGKSRIEDIEAGLTALAGVIRSKGIHSIAIPPLGAGLGGLDWASEVRPRIEQALSPLTDVTVLIYKPEGAPASDVMKHRRDVPKMTPGRAALVGLMSRYLGGLLDPFITLLELHKLMYFMQEAGEPLQLRYKQGLFGPYAENLRHVLHEIDGYMVAGYNNGGDAPHKQLTLVPGAVADAETILNEHEDTRVRFDRVASLVDGFESPFGLELLSTVHWVMKNEPVRSQEEVVDRTYSWNERKRQFTPRQIKIAAETLMEKEWVSPLPGQISQ
- a CDS encoding type I restriction endonuclease subunit R produces the protein MGVSPAWANLAVSVTDISERGLESLICAALTGSPCLSAEGSAMAGETGDAQAVHERPAAYGAGWICGDPEAYDREYCVDLAQLSAFLNATQPETADALELGRDGPARRSFLARLQGEISKRGTIDVLRNGIKHGPHHIDLFFGTPSPGNAKAAERFAADRFSVTRQLRYSRDETQHSLDLCLFINGLPVATFELKNSLTKQTVEDAIQQYQRDRDPRERLFEFGRCVAHFAVDDHEVRFCTHLAGKSAWFLPFNRGWNDGAGNPPNPDGLKTDYLWKRILTRDGLTDILENYAQIIETKDPKSGKKKAVQIWPRFHQLDVVRKLLADIREAGAGRRYLVHHSAGSGKSNSIAWLAHQLIGLKKNDAAVFDSIIVVTDRILLDQQIRDTIKQFAQVSATVGHAERSGDLRKFIAEGKKIIITTVQKFPFILDEIGSEHRGRKFAIIIDEAHSSQGGRTSAALSMALSAAGAEDEDETLEDKINRLMESKKLLPNASYFAFTATPKNKTLEIFGEPEPQPDGKVKHRPFHSYTMKQAIQEGFILDVLKYYTPVDSYYKLVKKIEGDPEFDTKRAKKKLRRYVESHEHAIRLKAEIMVDHFHEQVLALNKIGGEARAMVVTSGIERAIQYFHAIRDYLAERKSRYRAIVAFSGEHEYGGVKVTEASLNGFPSSQIADKIQEDPYRFLICADKFQTGYDEPLLHTMYVDKVLSGIKAVQTLSRLNRAHPKKHDVFVLDFMNDSDTIQLAFSDYYRTTILAEETDPNKLHDLKASLDDYQVYAPVQVEELVALYLGGADRDRLDPILDASVAEYRGRLNEDGQVDFKGKAKAFLRTYGFLSSILPYTNADWEKLSIFLTFLVPKLPAPVEEDLARGILEAIDMDSYRVEKQAAIRIQLPDADAEIGPVPALGGGHLPEPELDRLSNIIKAFNDQFGNIPWSDADRVHKLITEDIPSRVAADKAYQNARLNSDRQNARIEHDKALARVMTTVLRDDTELFKQFMDNEGFRRWLTDTVFGLTYESPRP